In the Paenibacillus sp. FSL H7-0357 genome, one interval contains:
- a CDS encoding aldose 1-epimerase family protein → MNTILRSGSAQAEISTLGAELVSFTRKDTGTEYIWSGDAAYWTGRSPVLFPIIGAVRNGEIKVGGQVYKLANHGFARRSEFTVVEADESRAVFLLTSSEHTLSSYPFQFNLYITYTLNDSTLKLDYRVENIDGGNISFQLGTHPAFNCPLDQNGSLSDYVLEFSEAENLDREFLNDAGLRISGKSEPVLREERSLPLSHEMFKDGALIFQNVTSRQISLKSRLTGKSVAVSFEGFPDLGIWQPLNAPFVCIEPWQGFADRDVFEGELSEKEGIVTLSPGEHFASSLTIEIN, encoded by the coding sequence ATGAACACCATTTTGCGCAGCGGCTCAGCACAGGCTGAGATCAGTACCCTCGGAGCGGAGCTTGTCAGCTTCACCAGAAAAGACACAGGCACTGAATATATATGGAGCGGCGATGCCGCCTATTGGACAGGCCGTTCTCCGGTGTTGTTCCCGATTATCGGAGCTGTCCGGAACGGAGAGATCAAGGTTGGTGGACAAGTGTATAAGCTTGCCAACCACGGCTTTGCCAGACGCAGCGAATTTACAGTCGTTGAAGCGGACGAGTCCCGTGCGGTCTTCCTTCTCACCAGCAGCGAGCATACCCTGTCCAGCTATCCGTTTCAGTTCAACCTGTATATTACATACACGCTGAACGATAGCACTCTTAAGCTGGATTACCGGGTGGAGAACATTGATGGAGGCAACATTTCCTTCCAGCTCGGCACACATCCTGCATTCAACTGCCCGCTGGATCAGAACGGAAGCCTCAGCGACTATGTGCTCGAGTTCTCCGAGGCCGAAAACCTCGACCGGGAGTTCCTGAATGACGCCGGACTTCGGATCAGCGGTAAATCGGAGCCTGTGCTGAGGGAAGAGCGCAGCCTTCCATTATCCCATGAAATGTTCAAGGACGGCGCGCTTATTTTCCAGAATGTGACCTCCCGGCAGATCTCGCTGAAAAGCAGACTTACCGGAAAAAGCGTTGCTGTATCCTTCGAAGGCTTCCCGGATCTCGGCATCTGGCAGCCGCTGAATGCACCTTTTGTCTGCATCGAGCCTTGGCAGGGATTCGCAGACAGGGATGTCTTCGAAGGCGAGCTTTCGGAAAAAGAAGGCATTGTCACCCTGTCGCCAGGAGAACATTTCGCCAGCTCCCTGACGATAGAAATTAATTAA